The proteins below come from a single Methanothermobacter sp. genomic window:
- a CDS encoding shikimate dehydrogenase, translating into MITGNTQLTGIIGYPLTHSLSPQMHNAAFKALGMDWAYVPFPVKPSGLEEAVRGLGALNVRGVNVTIPHKESVLELIHKVDETASLIGAVNTLKFEDETIRGYNTDASGCLRALKEVTSVDGSSVIILGAGGAARACAFQLVLEGADVTILNRTPERARALAEDIKGALDIKVKHGGYELIPSSLDGADILIDTTPVGMYPHMDDEPLVRAEIMHEGLVVYDLVYNPPETCLLREARAAGAVPVSGLRMLLYQGAEAFRIWTGRDPPLDVMEQALLDALKGV; encoded by the coding sequence CTGATAACCGGCAATACACAGCTCACGGGAATAATAGGTTACCCCCTAACCCACAGCCTCTCACCACAGATGCACAACGCGGCGTTCAAAGCCCTTGGGATGGACTGGGCCTATGTGCCCTTCCCTGTGAAACCCTCAGGGCTTGAAGAAGCTGTTCGGGGCCTCGGAGCCCTCAACGTGAGGGGTGTGAACGTCACAATACCCCACAAGGAGTCTGTGCTTGAACTCATCCACAAGGTTGATGAGACAGCCTCCCTCATCGGGGCCGTGAACACCCTGAAGTTTGAGGATGAAACCATAAGGGGATACAATACAGACGCATCTGGCTGCCTTAGGGCCCTTAAGGAGGTCACATCAGTTGATGGGTCCTCTGTCATCATACTCGGGGCCGGTGGGGCTGCGAGGGCCTGCGCATTCCAGCTCGTGCTGGAAGGGGCAGATGTAACCATACTCAACAGGACCCCTGAAAGGGCCAGGGCCCTTGCAGAGGATATCAAGGGGGCCCTCGATATTAAGGTAAAACATGGTGGCTATGAACTAATACCAAGCTCTTTGGATGGGGCCGATATCCTCATAGACACAACACCCGTCGGGATGTACCCCCACATGGATGATGAGCCCCTTGTAAGAGCTGAAATCATGCATGAGGGCCTCGTTGTATATGACCTTGTCTACAATCCTCCGGAGACATGCCTCCTGAGGGAGGCCAGGGCAGCAGGCGCTGTTCCGGTTTCAGGTCTCAGGATGCTCCTCTATCAGGGTGCTGAGGCCTTCAGGATATGGACAGGGAGGGATCCTCCCCTGGATGTAATGGAACAGGCCCTTCTTGATGCCCTCAAGGGAGTTTAA
- a CDS encoding PINc/VapC family ATPase, with protein MKIVPDTSVIVDGRITGIVQEEEFRGSEVIVPEAVVSELEYQANRGRETGFNGLEELKNLQKLHKENIISMIFVGRRPTVDEISLSRGGEIDAMIRATAREYDALLITSDRVQAEVGKAQGLDVFYIKPEVLEYEELEISKYFDDYTMSVHLKENVVPMAKKGRPGEIRLVEIDNKPLKHADISRMAREIVERAKSDFKSFIEIEMEGATVVQFREYRISIARPPFSEAFEITAVRPVARVSLEDYRLSEKLIDRLRDTAKGVLIAGAPGAGKSTFAQAVAEFYSKEMRAVVKTMESPRDLQVGDEITQYAPIERDMQKTADILLLVRPDYTIYDELRKTRDFRIFADMRLAGVGMVGVVHATRPIDAIQRILGRVELGVIPSVVDTTIFIEDGEVKAVYDVSLTVKVPTGMQEADLARPVIEIRDLESGELMHEIYTYGEQTIVMDVSKTSPGGRKPPVHRIAEREIEREFRRRLPGARVRVELESDERAKVWIEEKYIPQVIGKKGKTIEEIEKNIGISIGVEPLEEKELEETVEVPVELAGNYVVLNFGRDAVGVSFDILVEDEYLFTATVGKKGTIKLRRDIELADIIMEAVKHNIPVRARVRPEA; from the coding sequence ATGAAGATCGTTCCAGATACAAGTGTTATAGTTGATGGGCGCATCACCGGCATAGTGCAGGAGGAGGAGTTCAGGGGCAGCGAGGTGATAGTGCCCGAGGCAGTTGTATCTGAACTTGAATACCAGGCCAACCGGGGAAGGGAAACCGGGTTCAATGGCCTTGAGGAGCTCAAGAACCTCCAGAAGCTCCACAAGGAGAACATAATATCAATGATCTTTGTAGGGCGCCGACCCACAGTGGATGAGATTTCACTCTCAAGGGGCGGTGAGATAGACGCCATGATAAGGGCAACTGCAAGGGAGTACGATGCGCTCCTCATAACCAGCGACAGGGTGCAGGCAGAGGTCGGGAAGGCCCAGGGGCTTGACGTGTTCTACATTAAACCCGAGGTCCTGGAATATGAGGAACTCGAGATAAGCAAGTACTTTGATGATTACACCATGTCGGTGCACCTCAAGGAAAACGTTGTACCCATGGCCAAGAAGGGGCGGCCAGGGGAAATAAGGCTGGTTGAAATAGACAATAAACCACTCAAACATGCAGATATAAGCAGGATGGCCCGTGAAATAGTTGAAAGGGCCAAGAGCGACTTCAAAAGCTTCATCGAGATAGAGATGGAGGGCGCCACTGTTGTCCAGTTCAGGGAGTACAGGATATCAATAGCGAGGCCGCCCTTCTCAGAGGCCTTCGAGATAACCGCCGTGAGACCGGTTGCCAGGGTCTCACTGGAGGACTACAGGCTCTCAGAGAAGCTGATTGATAGGCTGAGGGACACTGCCAAGGGCGTTCTCATAGCAGGGGCGCCTGGGGCAGGTAAGAGTACCTTTGCCCAGGCTGTGGCAGAGTTCTACAGCAAGGAGATGAGGGCGGTTGTGAAGACCATGGAGTCCCCCAGGGACCTCCAGGTGGGTGACGAGATAACCCAGTACGCACCCATCGAACGGGATATGCAGAAGACCGCCGACATACTTCTCCTTGTAAGGCCCGACTATACCATCTATGATGAGCTAAGGAAGACCCGCGACTTCAGGATCTTCGCTGACATGAGGCTTGCAGGTGTGGGTATGGTTGGGGTTGTCCATGCCACAAGGCCCATAGATGCCATACAGAGGATCCTGGGCAGGGTGGAGCTTGGGGTGATACCCTCAGTGGTTGACACAACCATATTCATTGAGGACGGAGAGGTGAAGGCTGTCTACGACGTATCCCTCACCGTTAAGGTTCCGACGGGTATGCAGGAGGCAGACCTTGCAAGGCCGGTCATAGAGATAAGGGACCTTGAGTCAGGGGAGCTCATGCATGAGATCTACACCTACGGTGAGCAGACGATAGTCATGGATGTCTCAAAGACATCCCCAGGGGGACGGAAACCGCCTGTCCACAGGATAGCCGAGAGGGAAATCGAGAGGGAGTTCCGCAGGAGGCTACCCGGTGCAAGGGTCCGGGTTGAACTTGAATCCGATGAAAGGGCAAAGGTCTGGATAGAGGAGAAGTACATCCCCCAGGTAATAGGCAAGAAGGGAAAGACCATCGAGGAGATCGAGAAGAACATCGGTATAAGTATCGGTGTTGAGCCACTTGAGGAGAAGGAACTTGAGGAGACCGTTGAGGTTCCGGTGGAACTCGCAGGAAACTACGTGGTCCTCAACTTTGGCAGGGATGCTGTGGGCGTGTCATTCGACATACTGGTCGAGGATGAGTACCTCTTCACAGCTACAGTGGGTAAGAAGGGCACCATAAAGCTCAGAAGGGACATAGAACTTGCAGATATAATCATGGAGGCAGTGAAGCACAACATACCTGTAAGGGCAAGGGTGCGGCCCGAAGCCTAG
- a CDS encoding DedA family protein yields the protein MAYIAGLKGGRPLLERYGPYIMVTAGKPRMAYEWFEGYGHEAVLISRMLPVIRTFISLPAGIARMNLKKFVIYTFAGSLPWCLILAYWLSSRSSLDFTEASVPCARLRHTHRHTPDPPPFTGKDEI from the coding sequence CTGGCCTATATTGCGGGTCTTAAGGGAGGGCGTCCCTTACTGGAGAGGTATGGCCCATACATCATGGTAACAGCTGGCAAGCCCAGGATGGCCTATGAATGGTTTGAAGGGTATGGGCACGAGGCCGTCCTCATCTCGAGGATGCTGCCGGTTATCAGAACCTTCATATCCCTCCCTGCAGGTATAGCCAGGATGAATCTGAAGAAATTCGTTATCTATACATTCGCCGGTTCCCTGCCATGGTGCCTCATCCTTGCATACTGGTTATCTTCTCGCTCCTCGCTGGACTTCACTGAGGCCAGTGTTCCATGCGCTCGACTACGCCATACTCATCGCCATACCCCTGATCCTCCTCCATTTACAGGAAAAGATGAAATCTAA
- a CDS encoding replication factor C small subunit: MNGPWVEKYRPQKLDDIVGQEHIIPRLKRYVEEKSMPNLMFTGPAGVGKTTTALALAREILGDYWRQNFLELNASDARGIDTVRTSIKNFCRLKPVGAPFRIIFLDEVDNMTKDAQHALRREMEMYTKTSSFILSCNYSSKIIDPIQSRCAIFRFLPLKGRHIISRLEYIAEQEGLEYEPQALDTVVYFAEGDLRKAINILQSAASLGERITESSIYEVVSRARPKDVRKMIMTILDGKFMEARDMLREIMVLQGISGEDMVTQIYQELSRLAMEGSIEGERYIKLIEAVGEYDFRIREGANPRIQLEALLARFLEH; this comes from the coding sequence ATGAATGGACCTTGGGTAGAGAAGTACAGACCACAGAAACTTGATGATATAGTTGGCCAGGAACACATAATACCACGCCTCAAACGCTACGTTGAAGAGAAGAGCATGCCGAACCTCATGTTCACGGGGCCTGCTGGTGTTGGTAAAACAACAACGGCCCTTGCCCTTGCAAGGGAGATCCTCGGGGATTACTGGAGGCAGAACTTCCTGGAGCTAAACGCCTCAGACGCCAGGGGCATAGATACCGTGAGGACCAGCATAAAGAATTTCTGCCGTCTGAAACCTGTGGGGGCGCCCTTCAGGATAATATTCCTTGACGAGGTTGACAACATGACAAAGGACGCCCAGCATGCCCTCAGGAGGGAGATGGAGATGTACACCAAGACATCCTCATTCATACTCTCCTGTAACTACTCCTCAAAGATCATAGACCCGATACAGTCAAGGTGCGCCATCTTCAGGTTCCTCCCCCTCAAGGGCCGCCACATAATAAGCCGCCTGGAGTACATCGCAGAGCAGGAGGGCCTGGAATACGAGCCACAGGCCCTTGACACGGTGGTCTACTTTGCAGAGGGTGACCTCAGGAAGGCCATAAACATTCTCCAGTCAGCGGCCTCACTGGGTGAGAGGATAACAGAATCCAGCATCTACGAGGTGGTCTCAAGGGCCAGGCCAAAGGATGTGAGGAAGATGATAATGACCATCCTGGATGGGAAGTTCATGGAGGCCAGGGACATGCTCAGGGAGATCATGGTCCTCCAGGGTATAAGCGGTGAGGACATGGTCACCCAGATCTACCAGGAACTCTCAAGGCTCGCCATGGAGGGATCCATCGAGGGGGAGAGGTACATAAAACTCATAGAGGCTGTTGGAGAGTACGACTTCAGGATAAGGGAGGGCGCCAACCCCAGGATACAGCTTGAAGCCCTCCTCGCAAGGTTCCTGGAACATTGA
- a CDS encoding replication factor C large subunit has protein sequence MSWTEKYRPRTFDEVAGNQKAIAEIKEWIRGWKAGEPQPPLLLVGPPGTGKTTIAHIIGREFSDTLELNASDKRSQDAIMRTAGEASATRSLFNHDLKLIILDEVDGIHGTEDRGGVQAINRILRESKNPIVLTANDPYSKRLQSIKPKCKVINIRKVHTSSIAAALKRICRAEGIECPNDVLKELAKRSHGDLRSAINDLEAVAGGEERVGEELLSMGEKDSTSNLFDAVRAVLKSRDFSKIREAMRVDDDPTLVLEFIAENVPREYEKPHEISRAYEMLSHADIFFGRAVRSRNYTYWRYASDLMGPGVALAKEKTYRKFVRYTGSSSFRLLGRTRKRRSLRDSVAGKMAERMHISPKVAISMFPYLEIIFENDEMAYEMKEFLELTDEEVKLFRKRKIKAPKAKKTREKSDKTGPLYTQKKNSQNTDKYSKSSKGKISESNDDKSSRSDSGDDKPREKQTSLFQFSG, from the coding sequence ATGTCATGGACAGAGAAGTACCGGCCCAGGACCTTTGATGAGGTGGCCGGGAACCAGAAGGCCATAGCAGAGATAAAGGAGTGGATCAGGGGGTGGAAGGCAGGCGAGCCCCAGCCCCCCCTCCTCCTGGTGGGCCCCCCAGGTACCGGGAAGACAACCATAGCACACATAATAGGTAGGGAGTTCTCAGACACCCTTGAACTCAATGCCAGTGATAAGCGCTCACAGGATGCCATAATGAGGACTGCCGGTGAGGCGTCAGCCACTCGCTCCCTCTTCAACCATGACCTCAAACTGATCATCCTCGACGAGGTGGATGGTATACACGGCACCGAGGACCGGGGGGGTGTCCAGGCCATAAACAGGATACTCAGGGAGAGCAAAAATCCGATTGTGTTAACCGCCAATGACCCCTACAGCAAGAGACTTCAGAGCATCAAACCAAAGTGTAAGGTCATAAACATCAGGAAGGTCCACACATCATCCATAGCCGCGGCCCTGAAACGGATATGCCGGGCAGAGGGTATCGAATGCCCCAACGATGTCCTCAAGGAACTTGCAAAGAGGTCCCATGGGGATCTGCGTTCTGCCATCAATGACCTTGAGGCGGTGGCCGGTGGTGAGGAGCGGGTTGGTGAGGAACTCCTCAGCATGGGTGAGAAGGACTCCACCTCCAATCTCTTCGACGCCGTGAGGGCTGTTCTGAAGAGCCGCGACTTCTCAAAGATCAGGGAGGCCATGAGGGTGGATGATGACCCGACACTTGTACTTGAATTCATTGCAGAGAATGTTCCAAGGGAATATGAAAAGCCCCATGAGATCAGCAGGGCCTATGAAATGCTATCACATGCGGATATATTTTTTGGCCGTGCTGTGAGGAGCAGGAACTACACCTACTGGCGCTACGCCTCTGATCTCATGGGTCCCGGTGTCGCCCTCGCCAAGGAGAAGACCTACAGGAAATTCGTCAGGTACACAGGTTCATCCTCCTTCAGGCTACTCGGGAGAACACGCAAGCGTAGGAGCCTCCGTGACAGTGTTGCAGGTAAGATGGCTGAGAGGATGCACATATCACCCAAGGTTGCAATTTCAATGTTCCCCTACCTGGAGATAATATTCGAGAACGATGAAATGGCCTATGAGATGAAGGAATTCCTTGAACTCACAGACGAAGAGGTTAAACTGTTCAGGAAAAGAAAGATAAAGGCTCCCAAAGCGAAGAAGACACGTGAAAAGTCTGATAAAACCGGCCCACTTTACACCCAGAAGAAGAATTCCCAGAACACAGATAAGTACAGTAAGTCATCTAAAGGTAAAATCAGTGAATCCAATGATGATAAATCCTCAAGATCCGATTCAGGTGATGATAAGCCTCGTGAGAAGCAGACTTCACTCTTCCAGTTCTCAGGGTGA
- the hisI gene encoding phosphoribosyl-AMP cyclohydrolase — MEEKNKSGDVNILNFRHNINGEDLIIAVAQDHRTGEVLMVAYMNREALERTLETGLAHYWSTSRGKLWLKGESSGHLQRVKDVLVDCDADAVVLKVEQEGGACHTGYRSCFYRSIDGDELRVREDAVRIFDPDEIYGDG; from the coding sequence TTGGAAGAGAAGAATAAATCAGGAGATGTTAACATTTTAAATTTCAGACATAATATCAATGGGGAGGACCTCATAATTGCAGTGGCACAGGATCACAGGACAGGTGAGGTCCTCATGGTGGCCTACATGAACCGTGAGGCCCTGGAGAGGACACTGGAGACAGGGCTGGCCCACTACTGGAGCACATCACGTGGGAAGCTCTGGCTCAAAGGTGAGAGTTCGGGACACCTGCAGCGTGTTAAGGACGTCCTTGTGGACTGTGACGCCGACGCGGTTGTGTTGAAGGTGGAACAGGAGGGAGGTGCCTGCCATACAGGTTACCGGTCCTGTTTCTACCGCAGCATTGATGGGGATGAACTCAGGGTCAGGGAGGACGCCGTAAGGATCTTTGATCCTGATGAAATATATGGAGATGGTTAG
- a CDS encoding RNA ligase partner protein has protein sequence MLAKQRFVLDTTAFTDNQLREMLGDGDLNRSVDTMLDIIARSRIKLNISCHMPPITYKEFTDYMTRYECPEETLVKAETWIVKKTPNRYDTQIPSQIFYEYVHDIRERMNKGLRISETLLWEAGIQSIIMASRGVNKIEIEGEVLGKAIKDLRKKYRSALRKGTLDSAPDLDVLLLAKELGAGVVAADDGIRVWAERLGLRFLHATSFPKMLKEYLKYYE, from the coding sequence ATGCTTGCCAAGCAGAGATTTGTCCTTGATACAACGGCCTTTACAGATAACCAGCTCCGGGAGATGCTGGGTGACGGTGACCTCAACAGGTCAGTGGATACCATGCTCGACATCATCGCAAGGAGCAGGATAAAGCTCAACATAAGCTGTCACATGCCCCCCATCACCTACAAGGAATTCACCGACTACATGACAAGGTATGAATGCCCCGAGGAGACCCTGGTGAAGGCCGAGACATGGATAGTCAAGAAGACACCCAACCGCTATGACACCCAGATACCCTCCCAGATATTCTATGAATACGTCCATGATATAAGGGAGAGGATGAACAAGGGGCTCCGGATTTCAGAGACCCTCCTCTGGGAGGCCGGGATACAGTCCATAATCATGGCATCCCGTGGCGTTAATAAGATTGAAATCGAGGGTGAGGTGCTTGGGAAGGCCATAAAGGATCTCAGGAAGAAGTACCGTTCAGCCCTCAGGAAGGGAACCCTTGACAGTGCCCCGGACCTCGACGTCCTCCTTCTTGCCAAGGAGCTCGGCGCCGGTGTTGTGGCTGCTGATGACGGTATAAGGGTGTGGGCAGAGCGCCTGGGACTGAGGTTCCTGCATGCCACATCCTTCCCCAAGATGCTCAAGGAATACCTTAAATATTATGAATGA
- the hisS gene encoding histidine--tRNA ligase produces the protein MDISRPRGTRDFLFAEMRNRKEVENVLRRTFETYGYHEIKTPIFEDLKLFTVKSGEEVVNQIYHFTDKGGRELALRPELTAPVARLYMNEMQREPKPIKMYYFGSCFRYERPQAGRFRQFWQFGCELIGGRSPLAEAEVITLAAETLRRLGLEGFEVHVGHLGILRGILGREKIEDELQDRIMGIIDKGDVDELESCLDGVEISPESRDLLMNLIGTQGGPEVLDDVRGLLEGYPESLSALEEFAELVETLEYFGLGEYHVNLGIARGLDYYTGAVFEIYVPRLGAQRQICGGGTYNLVETFGGERVESTGFAFGFDRLMNALEMDEGDMRMVDVFVIPIHESTLPEAIRITQEIRGEGIAADMDLAGRKLRKALSYADNIGARFVVLTGERDLQEGKVTLRDMEDASQEAVDRTEVVDRLKEICSE, from the coding sequence ATGGATATATCAAGACCGCGAGGAACCAGAGATTTTCTTTTCGCTGAGATGAGAAACAGGAAAGAGGTTGAAAACGTACTCAGAAGGACATTTGAGACCTACGGCTACCATGAGATCAAAACACCCATATTTGAGGATCTTAAACTCTTCACAGTGAAATCCGGTGAGGAGGTGGTGAACCAGATCTACCACTTCACAGATAAGGGTGGCCGGGAACTTGCACTGAGGCCGGAACTCACAGCACCGGTCGCCAGGCTCTACATGAATGAGATGCAGCGTGAACCCAAACCGATAAAGATGTACTACTTTGGGAGCTGCTTCAGATATGAGAGGCCCCAGGCGGGCCGCTTCAGGCAGTTCTGGCAGTTCGGCTGTGAACTCATAGGTGGAAGGTCACCCCTGGCAGAGGCAGAGGTCATAACCCTTGCAGCCGAGACCCTCAGGAGGCTTGGACTCGAGGGTTTCGAGGTCCACGTCGGGCACCTTGGAATCCTCAGGGGCATCCTTGGCAGGGAGAAAATAGAGGATGAACTCCAGGACAGGATAATGGGTATAATAGATAAGGGTGACGTTGATGAACTGGAATCCTGCCTTGACGGGGTCGAGATATCCCCCGAGAGCAGGGATCTCCTCATGAACCTCATAGGCACACAGGGGGGTCCCGAGGTACTTGATGATGTGAGGGGGCTCCTTGAGGGTTACCCGGAGTCCCTCAGTGCCCTTGAGGAGTTCGCTGAACTTGTGGAAACCCTTGAGTACTTCGGTCTTGGGGAGTACCATGTGAACCTTGGAATCGCAAGGGGACTTGACTACTACACCGGCGCAGTATTTGAGATTTATGTACCCAGACTCGGCGCCCAGCGACAGATCTGCGGGGGCGGCACATACAACCTTGTTGAAACCTTTGGGGGCGAAAGGGTTGAATCAACGGGCTTCGCATTTGGCTTCGACCGCCTCATGAACGCCCTTGAAATGGATGAGGGGGACATGAGGATGGTTGACGTCTTCGTGATACCCATACATGAATCAACACTCCCGGAGGCGATCAGGATCACACAGGAGATCAGAGGTGAGGGTATAGCGGCTGACATGGATCTGGCAGGGAGAAAACTCCGAAAGGCACTTTCATATGCTGATAACATTGGGGCAAGGTTCGTGGTTCTCACAGGTGAAAGGGACCTCCAGGAGGGTAAGGTCACATTGAGGGACATGGAGGACGCTTCACAGGAGGCTGTGGATAGGACTGAGGTTGTGGATAGGTTGAAGGAGATCTGCTCTGAATAG